A window of Corallococcus macrosporus DSM 14697 contains these coding sequences:
- a CDS encoding serine/threonine-protein kinase: MRCPVCHRRLATGAVCPVHGQRAPSPGPDTEPFPLPDVSGLSPAALLGTGGFSHVFTAYQEDDGREVALKVGRPAHRDRFAREAAALQRIGAPTAPVLYQSGGVHGRPFLVMERLHGQTLAAWMAALPGSGAASVPRVRELLSGLCAAVERVHAVGVAHRDLKPENIFLREGGALSLLDLGLARFLDTSEDADAPPAEAEGLTLVGQRLGTPYYMAPEQCLDAREAGAPADLYALGVLLYELLTGAPPFTGGAEEIRHGHVSLRPARVSERAPVPTALDAVVARCLAKAPAERFSRASELLAAFDAACSQALSLALAPVEGEAAAAPPPSGPGAGARWVALLGVRAQLPVDALRLTFEPQGGTLARVRARGYLVAFSESLSAEANLRAGALVARKLMEEGTAATVLHLARLHVLPGATTTRVAGPAVEAVGDWWPEDLALGEARVTAAAAARLGPGATEPSSDGVRLRLHDGGASTSSAEAPPLSGREALLDALASEASRCLEERAPGLCVLTGDVGHGASRVLEALATRLEAAGRCLVVRLRAPSPDAASSESLLDALRAVAEPPRVVRTPALPLVDERYAAARALAEGLQRQALEAPRVLLVDDAHLADPTSLDALEVATLAGTRAPLWVCVAARPALLGLRPHLGERSARVARMALPPLTPEASRSLLLHLLRPAEHVPEPVLARLEQLAQGVPLSLVELAGALRAAGALRASPGGGWYIAPDALLDVSVTPLFERLAARALAGLPAAHRVLARLCAVLGTEVEVSRVDAALHHLAPSEETARVTSLDAGAGLQRLARSGLLRPTAPGHFTFRHPLLREALEALLPAPARRALHAAALRATPRDGVAERRRWAHHAAACGAHAEATAAFLALAESARRAHLSVEAEQHYTRALALLPEAEVERRALALSGRGRVRHRLQRFREGLADLGAARALAVARGDEAQQVELLLEEATARDWMEDVEGSSACAREALERIERLDEPRLALRCSLARGRLHVRLGEWAAAVRVLTGVVEGAERAHEHETLVVSLTLLGSALTFLDRTEEAASHFDLALLRCEQAGDALHRAATLINRVLLWLRLGDVARMEEDLRRAMALGRELGHAQVERWSTFNLAEVLYMQGRLEEALPLARRVHELGVRFFREHPVPVDALLLARIGAALGDLEEASRQLRWIDAHCPPESLPPTAVMRRLVALQVGDARGAGSAREEAWRALADDADTLASADEKAEILLQAARGAIQAGRAEEARAWLARAEAAVEEGAPLWRARLASLRAGLPSM; this comes from the coding sequence ATGCGCTGTCCGGTCTGCCACCGCCGTCTCGCCACCGGCGCGGTGTGTCCCGTGCATGGCCAGCGCGCGCCGTCGCCTGGCCCTGACACCGAGCCCTTCCCGCTCCCGGACGTGTCAGGGCTGAGCCCCGCGGCCCTGCTCGGCACGGGCGGCTTCTCCCACGTCTTCACCGCGTATCAGGAGGACGACGGCCGCGAGGTCGCGCTCAAGGTCGGCCGGCCGGCCCACCGCGACCGCTTCGCCCGCGAGGCCGCGGCGCTCCAGCGCATCGGTGCGCCGACGGCGCCCGTGCTGTACCAGTCCGGTGGCGTCCATGGCCGCCCCTTCCTCGTCATGGAGCGGCTGCATGGCCAGACGCTCGCCGCGTGGATGGCCGCGTTGCCGGGCTCGGGGGCCGCGTCCGTGCCGCGCGTGCGGGAGCTGCTCAGCGGCCTCTGCGCGGCCGTGGAGCGCGTCCATGCCGTGGGCGTGGCGCATCGGGACCTCAAGCCGGAGAACATCTTCCTTCGCGAGGGCGGCGCGCTCAGCCTGCTCGACCTCGGGCTGGCGCGCTTCCTGGACACCTCGGAGGACGCCGACGCGCCGCCGGCGGAGGCCGAGGGACTGACGCTCGTGGGGCAGCGGCTGGGCACGCCCTATTACATGGCGCCCGAGCAGTGCCTGGACGCGCGCGAGGCCGGTGCGCCCGCGGACCTCTACGCGTTGGGCGTCCTCCTCTACGAACTGCTCACCGGGGCGCCGCCCTTCACGGGTGGGGCGGAGGAGATTCGCCACGGGCACGTCAGCCTCCGTCCGGCCCGCGTCTCGGAGCGGGCCCCCGTGCCCACCGCGCTCGACGCCGTGGTGGCGCGGTGCCTGGCGAAGGCGCCCGCCGAGCGCTTCTCGCGCGCTTCGGAGCTGCTCGCTGCTTTCGACGCCGCGTGCAGTCAGGCCCTGTCCCTGGCCCTGGCGCCCGTGGAGGGCGAGGCCGCCGCGGCGCCCCCGCCGTCCGGCCCGGGCGCTGGGGCGCGGTGGGTGGCGCTGCTGGGCGTGCGCGCGCAGCTTCCAGTCGACGCGCTGCGGCTGACCTTCGAGCCTCAAGGCGGAACGCTCGCGCGCGTGCGGGCCCGGGGGTACCTGGTCGCGTTCTCCGAGTCCCTGTCGGCCGAGGCCAACCTCCGCGCGGGCGCGTTGGTGGCGCGCAAGCTGATGGAGGAGGGGACGGCCGCCACCGTGCTGCACCTCGCGCGGTTGCACGTCCTCCCGGGCGCCACCACCACCCGCGTGGCGGGGCCCGCGGTGGAGGCCGTGGGCGACTGGTGGCCAGAGGACCTCGCGCTGGGTGAGGCGCGTGTCACGGCCGCCGCCGCGGCCCGCCTGGGGCCCGGCGCCACCGAGCCCTCGTCCGATGGTGTCCGCCTGCGCCTGCATGACGGCGGCGCGTCCACGTCGTCCGCGGAGGCGCCGCCCCTGTCGGGTCGCGAGGCCCTGCTCGACGCGCTGGCGTCGGAGGCGTCGCGTTGCCTGGAGGAGCGCGCTCCGGGGCTGTGCGTCCTCACGGGCGATGTCGGCCATGGCGCGTCGCGCGTCCTGGAGGCCCTGGCCACCCGCCTGGAGGCCGCGGGGCGGTGTCTGGTGGTCCGGCTGCGCGCGCCGTCTCCGGATGCCGCGTCGTCGGAGTCCCTTCTGGACGCGCTGCGGGCCGTGGCCGAGCCACCTCGTGTCGTGCGCACGCCCGCGCTTCCGCTCGTGGATGAGCGCTACGCCGCCGCTCGCGCGCTCGCGGAGGGCTTGCAGCGCCAGGCGCTGGAGGCCCCCCGCGTGCTGCTCGTCGACGACGCGCACCTGGCGGACCCCACCAGCCTGGATGCGCTGGAGGTCGCCACCCTGGCCGGCACGCGCGCGCCGCTCTGGGTCTGTGTCGCCGCGCGCCCCGCGCTGCTCGGGCTGCGTCCCCACCTGGGCGAGCGCAGCGCCCGGGTCGCGAGAATGGCGCTGCCGCCGCTGACGCCCGAGGCGAGCCGCTCCCTGTTGCTGCACCTGCTGCGTCCCGCCGAGCACGTCCCCGAGCCGGTGCTGGCGCGTCTGGAGCAGCTCGCGCAGGGCGTCCCCCTGTCGCTGGTCGAGCTCGCGGGCGCGCTGCGGGCCGCGGGGGCCCTGCGGGCCTCTCCCGGCGGGGGCTGGTACATCGCGCCGGACGCGTTGCTGGACGTGTCCGTGACGCCGCTCTTCGAGCGCCTCGCCGCGCGGGCGCTGGCCGGGCTCCCCGCGGCGCACCGCGTGCTGGCGCGCCTGTGCGCGGTCCTGGGCACGGAGGTGGAGGTGTCCCGCGTGGACGCCGCCCTCCACCACCTGGCGCCGAGCGAGGAGACGGCCCGCGTGACGTCGCTCGACGCGGGGGCGGGGCTGCAGCGGCTGGCGCGTTCGGGGCTGCTGCGGCCCACGGCGCCGGGCCACTTCACCTTCCGCCATCCGCTGCTGCGCGAGGCGCTGGAGGCGCTGCTGCCGGCCCCGGCGCGCCGCGCCCTGCACGCCGCGGCGTTGCGCGCCACGCCTCGCGACGGCGTGGCCGAGCGTCGCCGCTGGGCCCACCATGCCGCGGCCTGTGGGGCGCATGCGGAGGCCACCGCCGCGTTCCTCGCGCTCGCGGAGTCGGCGCGCCGCGCGCACCTGTCCGTCGAGGCGGAGCAGCACTACACCCGCGCGCTCGCGCTGCTGCCGGAGGCCGAGGTGGAGCGCCGCGCCCTGGCGCTCTCGGGGCGTGGGCGCGTCCGTCACCGGCTCCAGCGCTTCCGGGAGGGGCTGGCGGACCTGGGCGCCGCGCGGGCGCTGGCCGTGGCGCGCGGCGACGAGGCGCAGCAGGTGGAGTTGCTGCTGGAGGAAGCCACCGCGCGCGACTGGATGGAAGATGTGGAGGGCTCGTCGGCCTGCGCGCGCGAGGCCCTGGAGCGCATCGAGCGGCTGGACGAGCCGCGCCTGGCCCTGCGCTGCTCCCTGGCGCGGGGCCGCCTCCACGTGCGGCTGGGGGAATGGGCCGCCGCCGTGCGCGTGCTCACGGGCGTGGTGGAGGGCGCGGAGCGGGCGCATGAGCATGAGACGCTCGTGGTGTCGTTGACGCTGCTGGGCTCGGCGCTGACGTTCCTCGACCGGACGGAGGAAGCCGCCTCCCACTTCGACCTGGCGCTGCTGCGCTGCGAGCAGGCCGGGGACGCGCTGCACCGGGCCGCCACGCTCATCAACCGCGTGCTGTTGTGGCTGCGCCTGGGAGACGTGGCGCGCATGGAAGAGGACCTGCGCCGCGCCATGGCGCTGGGCCGCGAGCTGGGCCACGCGCAGGTGGAGCGCTGGTCCACCTTCAACCTCGCGGAGGTGCTCTACATGCAAGGCCGGCTGGAGGAGGCCTTGCCGCTGGCTCGCCGCGTCCACGAGCTGGGCGTTCGCTTCTTCCGCGAGCACCCCGTCCCCGTGGATGCGCTGCTGCTCGCGCGCATCGGCGCCGCGCTGGGCGACCTGGAGGAGGCCAGCCGGCAGCTCCGGTGGATTGACGCCCATTGTCCGCCCGAGTCCCTGCCGCCCACCGCCGTCATGCGCAGGCTGGTGGCGCTTCAGGTCGGTGACGCGCGGGGAGCGGGCTCGGCGCGGGAGGAGGCCTGGCGGGCCCTGGCGGACGACGCGGACACCCTGGCCTCGGCCGATGAGAAGGCGGAGATCCTCCTCCAGGCCGCCCGGGGCGCGATTCAGGCGGGCCGCGCCGAGGAGGCCCGCGCGTGGCTCGCGCGGGCGGAGGCCGCGGTGGAGGAGGGCGCGCCCTTGTGGCGTGCCCGGCTGGCGTCCCTGCGAGCGGGGCTTCCCAGCATGTAG
- a CDS encoding serine/threonine-protein kinase gives MAPGEEEALYGEELGIGALVADWLVEQVHYRGPVSTLYRARHVRTGEPAALKVLLPQPSDVALRRFRREAETLQRLRHPHIVDVLGYGTLADGRPFIAMEWLEGRDLAAELASRGPLSPGEALEVLEQVGGALRAAHQSGVVHRDLKAQNVVRLAPGGEAPRVKLVDFGVAKGLRPDAPGASTLTLTGVSLGTPLSMAPEQIRGEPPDARTDLYAMGVLLFQLVTGQPPFQGATRHEVEDLHLNAPPPRPSERAPVPAALDAVVLRSLAKRREDRHPDVDAWLEALRHAVKGGPAQALSTLAVALYAEARLQGALDPAALERLDALLERVGGTARAAGLDVRLEGSGCLLALAPLPGDAGAEQAARARVLHAALTLVEFVAAGESPRPVDLAITVHVAELPREARDGGLLHLPGWVAEPPGTALVATARALEGLETGFVATPVSGAGLGCWRVSRPR, from the coding sequence ATGGCACCGGGTGAGGAAGAAGCCCTCTACGGCGAGGAGTTGGGCATTGGCGCCCTGGTGGCGGACTGGCTGGTGGAGCAGGTCCATTACCGGGGGCCCGTCTCCACGCTCTACCGCGCGCGCCATGTCCGCACGGGCGAGCCCGCGGCGCTGAAGGTCCTGTTGCCGCAGCCGTCGGACGTCGCGCTCCGCCGCTTCCGGCGCGAGGCGGAGACGCTCCAGCGGCTGCGCCATCCGCACATCGTCGACGTGCTCGGCTACGGCACGCTGGCGGACGGGCGGCCCTTCATCGCGATGGAGTGGCTGGAGGGCAGGGACCTCGCGGCGGAGCTGGCCTCGAGGGGCCCGCTGTCACCGGGCGAGGCGCTGGAGGTGCTGGAGCAGGTGGGAGGCGCGCTGCGCGCCGCGCACCAGTCGGGCGTGGTGCACCGGGACCTGAAGGCCCAGAACGTGGTGCGCCTGGCCCCGGGAGGCGAAGCGCCCCGCGTGAAGCTGGTGGACTTCGGCGTGGCCAAGGGCTTGCGGCCGGATGCACCGGGCGCCTCCACGCTCACGCTCACCGGCGTCTCCCTGGGCACGCCGCTGTCCATGGCGCCGGAGCAGATTCGCGGTGAGCCGCCCGACGCGCGCACGGACCTGTACGCGATGGGCGTGCTCCTCTTCCAGCTCGTCACCGGCCAGCCGCCCTTCCAGGGCGCCACCCGCCACGAGGTGGAGGACCTGCACCTGAACGCACCGCCTCCGCGGCCCAGCGAACGCGCCCCCGTCCCGGCCGCGCTGGACGCGGTGGTGCTGCGCAGCCTGGCCAAGCGGCGCGAGGACCGGCACCCGGACGTCGACGCGTGGTTGGAGGCGCTCCGGCACGCGGTGAAGGGCGGCCCGGCGCAGGCCTTGTCCACGCTCGCGGTGGCGCTGTACGCGGAAGCGCGGCTCCAGGGCGCGTTGGACCCGGCGGCGCTGGAGCGGCTCGATGCGTTGCTGGAGCGCGTGGGGGGGACGGCGCGCGCCGCGGGGCTGGACGTGCGGCTGGAGGGGAGCGGGTGTCTGCTGGCCCTGGCGCCGCTGCCTGGGGACGCCGGGGCGGAGCAGGCGGCGCGCGCCCGGGTGCTGCACGCGGCGCTGACCCTGGTGGAGTTCGTGGCGGCGGGTGAGTCGCCCCGTCCGGTGGACCTGGCCATCACCGTGCACGTCGCGGAGCTGCCGCGCGAGGCCCGCGACGGGGGGCTGTTGCACCTGCCGGGCTGGGTCGCGGAGCCGCCCGGGACGGCGCTGGTGGCGACCGCGCGGGCCCTGGAGGGCCTGGAGACGGGCTTCGTGGCGACGCCCGTCTCCGGCGCGGGGCTGGGCTGCTGGCGCGTCAGCCGGCCGCGGTGA
- a CDS encoding sigma 54-interacting transcriptional regulator: MEVEGGGDIPLHVTLPYEHARRAYDASTVRRFRLTVAEGPGMGTTWESTGDTCSVGSHPLNDFAVEDSTVSRFHCEVRIGPRGPQVKDLDSLNGVIVDGVQVVEGVLRSGSLLRLGRVVLRFDFSAENNRLPLSENTRFGTLVGASVAMRGCFAMMERAAGRDVTVLLEGETGTGKSQAALAIHQASPRRDAPFLIVDCGAIPAHLLESELFGHEKGAFTGAVQRRAGVFEEADGGTVFLDEVGELPAELQPKLLRVLENREIRRVGSNTYQPVNVRLIAATHRDLRAEVNAGRFRSDLFFRLAVLRLLLPPLRQRPEDLPMLVEGILDLLGADRERTGALRTQDFLARLRHAAWPGNVRELRNYLERCLVFEEAVELSEEEARRSGPPEVDPTQPYADQRRHVVDDFERRYLRALLEKHQGKVAQAAVTAGMDRVHLYRLLRRHGIKP; this comes from the coding sequence ATGGAAGTCGAAGGAGGGGGTGACATACCGCTGCACGTCACGCTGCCCTACGAGCACGCGCGCCGGGCCTACGACGCCTCCACCGTGCGCCGGTTCCGGCTCACCGTGGCGGAGGGGCCCGGGATGGGGACGACGTGGGAGTCCACCGGGGACACGTGCTCGGTGGGCTCGCATCCGTTGAACGACTTCGCCGTGGAGGACTCCACGGTGTCCCGGTTCCACTGCGAGGTGCGCATCGGCCCGCGAGGCCCCCAGGTGAAGGACCTGGACAGCCTCAACGGCGTCATCGTCGACGGGGTGCAGGTGGTGGAGGGCGTGCTGCGCAGCGGCAGCCTGCTGCGCCTGGGCCGCGTGGTGCTGCGCTTCGACTTCAGCGCGGAGAACAACCGCCTGCCGCTGTCGGAGAACACGCGCTTCGGTACGCTGGTGGGCGCGTCGGTGGCCATGCGCGGCTGCTTCGCGATGATGGAGCGCGCGGCCGGCCGGGACGTGACGGTGCTGCTCGAAGGCGAGACGGGCACGGGCAAGAGCCAGGCCGCGCTGGCCATCCACCAGGCCAGCCCCCGGCGCGACGCGCCCTTCCTCATCGTGGACTGCGGCGCCATCCCCGCGCACCTGCTGGAGAGCGAGCTGTTCGGCCATGAGAAGGGCGCCTTCACCGGCGCCGTCCAGCGGCGCGCGGGCGTCTTCGAGGAGGCCGACGGCGGCACCGTCTTCCTGGACGAGGTGGGCGAGCTGCCCGCGGAGCTCCAGCCCAAGCTGCTGCGCGTACTGGAGAACCGCGAGATTCGCCGCGTGGGCAGCAACACGTACCAGCCGGTGAACGTGCGCCTCATCGCCGCCACCCACCGGGACCTCCGCGCGGAGGTCAACGCGGGCCGCTTCCGCTCCGACCTCTTCTTCCGGCTCGCGGTGCTGCGCCTGCTGCTCCCGCCGCTGCGCCAGCGCCCGGAGGACCTGCCCATGCTGGTGGAGGGCATCCTGGACCTGCTCGGCGCGGACCGGGAGCGGACCGGCGCGCTGCGCACGCAGGACTTCCTGGCCAGGCTGCGGCACGCGGCGTGGCCGGGCAACGTGCGCGAGCTGCGCAACTACCTGGAGCGCTGCCTCGTCTTCGAGGAGGCGGTGGAGCTCTCCGAGGAAGAGGCCCGCCGCTCCGGCCCGCCGGAGGTGGACCCCACGCAGCCCTACGCCGACCAGCGCCGCCACGTCGTGGACGACTTCGAGCGCCGCTACCTGCGCGCGCTGCTGGAGAAGCACCAGGGCAAGGTGGCCCAGGCGGCCGTCACCGCCGGCATGGACCGCGTCCACCTGTACCGGCTGCTCCGGCGCCACGGCATCAAGCCGTGA
- a CDS encoding MmcQ/YjbR family DNA-binding protein, protein MAARGKVRAARGGGTQGLTFDALRELALSFPGMEEGTSFGTPAFRVRKKFIARFHEDAWRRSASQRQLAERARAAD, encoded by the coding sequence ATGGCGGCACGAGGCAAGGTCCGCGCGGCGCGCGGTGGAGGCACGCAGGGGCTGACGTTCGACGCGTTGCGCGAGCTGGCGTTGTCGTTTCCCGGGATGGAGGAGGGCACGTCCTTCGGCACGCCCGCGTTCCGCGTGCGCAAGAAGTTCATCGCGCGCTTCCACGAGGACGCGTGGCGGAGGAGCGCCTCCCAGCGGCAGCTCGCGGAGCGGGCGCGGGCCGCCGACTGA
- a CDS encoding PAS domain-containing sensor histidine kinase, whose product MEDTTRCPTRATRSTYSGQGDSKQDTADQLRLLIESVTDHAILTLDVSGHVVSWNPGAERIKGYRADEILGQHFSRFYPPEARARNKPQRGLDVATREGRFEEDGWRVRKDGSRFWANVVITALFDETGRLRGFGKVTRDFTARYQAEERREMDRLREALRIRDDFLSVASHELRTPLTPLQLKLTAMRRAVDSAQGGTLSSERVGRDLDMAVRQVRKLVELVDDLLDVSRISVGQLKLERTPADLRELLREVIARYQPQATQAGSTVELDAPAPVQGEWDTRRVEQVLTNLLSNALKYGAGKPVHVRLREEGGQARLSVRDEGIGIAPEVLPHIFDRFMRAVSGRNYSGLGLGLYIAHQVVTAHGGGIEVHSELGRGSTFNVRLPLGPT is encoded by the coding sequence ATGGAAGACACCACCAGATGCCCGACGCGGGCCACGCGCAGCACCTACTCCGGGCAAGGCGATTCCAAGCAGGACACCGCGGACCAGCTCCGCCTGTTGATTGAGAGCGTCACCGACCATGCCATCCTGACGCTGGATGTGAGCGGCCACGTCGTGAGCTGGAACCCGGGCGCCGAGCGCATCAAGGGCTACCGCGCGGACGAAATCCTGGGGCAGCACTTCAGTCGCTTCTACCCGCCCGAGGCCAGGGCCCGGAACAAGCCGCAGCGAGGGCTCGACGTGGCCACGCGCGAGGGCCGCTTCGAGGAGGACGGCTGGCGGGTGCGCAAGGACGGCAGCCGCTTCTGGGCCAACGTCGTCATCACCGCGCTGTTCGACGAGACGGGGCGGTTGCGCGGCTTCGGCAAGGTGACGCGCGACTTCACGGCCCGCTACCAGGCCGAGGAGCGGCGGGAGATGGACCGCCTGCGGGAGGCCCTGCGCATCCGGGACGACTTCCTGTCCGTGGCGTCCCACGAGCTGCGCACCCCGCTCACCCCGCTGCAACTGAAGCTGACGGCCATGCGCCGCGCCGTCGACAGCGCCCAGGGCGGCACGTTGTCCAGCGAGCGCGTGGGACGCGACCTCGACATGGCGGTCCGCCAGGTGCGCAAGCTGGTGGAGTTGGTGGACGACCTGCTCGACGTGTCACGCATCAGCGTGGGCCAACTGAAGCTGGAGCGCACGCCCGCCGACCTCCGGGAGCTGCTCCGGGAGGTCATCGCCCGTTACCAGCCGCAAGCCACGCAGGCGGGCTCCACCGTGGAGCTGGACGCGCCGGCGCCGGTGCAGGGCGAGTGGGACACGCGCCGGGTGGAGCAGGTGCTGACCAACCTCCTCTCCAACGCGCTCAAGTACGGCGCGGGCAAGCCGGTGCACGTCCGCCTGCGAGAGGAAGGCGGCCAGGCGCGGCTCAGCGTCCGTGACGAGGGCATCGGCATCGCGCCCGAGGTGCTGCCCCACATCTTCGACCGGTTCATGCGCGCCGTGTCCGGGCGCAACTACAGCGGCCTGGGGCTGGGCCTCTACATCGCCCACCAGGTCGTCACGGCGCACGGCGGCGGCATCGAGGTCCACAGCGAGCTGGGGCGCGGGAGCACGTTCAACGTCCGGCTGCCGCTGGGCCCCACGTAG
- a CDS encoding cyclic nucleotide-binding domain-containing protein has protein sequence MSESAGGQGEGSGRLRTPVEGALRAVQSLVALEDTDRAAQLYEELGDAQRERIRHEAEQGPAKERRGFVEVLRRARDFLGAARLMDGHGEDATAADLYFQSGRYMAAAESYLRAGDALRAAAAFERGGALERALAVYQELGARDAMAQCLVRLERPFEAAELYRELGQAHAEVEALGGVRPEDPRFVDAILRTCQLLDAEGFTHRALAVLADAVSSSEAARGAPALVTEKARLLRRMGMEAEAEAMLIRRAGGVSAPAANGYRFLKAIPIFGELSLEDMKDLYRLARQVIIAPGAVLLEKGAPGVGLFVLMDGSVDVFSGSEEDARHLNTLGPGAYLGEISLVQDGPVSAHVRARTSVRALRISRTDFERYVDTHEAAALRIYRLFTQNLAGRVRALST, from the coding sequence ATGTCAGAGTCGGCAGGCGGTCAGGGTGAGGGGAGCGGGCGGCTGCGTACGCCCGTGGAAGGCGCCCTCCGCGCGGTGCAGTCGCTGGTGGCGCTGGAGGACACGGACCGGGCGGCGCAGCTTTACGAGGAGCTGGGGGACGCGCAGCGCGAGCGCATCCGGCACGAGGCCGAGCAGGGGCCCGCGAAGGAGCGGCGCGGCTTCGTGGAGGTGCTGCGGCGGGCGCGGGACTTCCTGGGCGCGGCCCGGCTGATGGATGGCCACGGCGAGGACGCCACCGCCGCCGACCTCTACTTCCAGAGTGGCAGGTACATGGCCGCGGCGGAGAGCTATCTCCGCGCGGGAGACGCCTTGCGCGCCGCCGCCGCCTTCGAGCGGGGTGGGGCGCTGGAGCGGGCCCTGGCCGTCTACCAGGAGCTGGGCGCGCGCGATGCCATGGCGCAGTGCCTGGTCCGGCTGGAGCGCCCGTTCGAGGCGGCCGAGCTCTACCGGGAGCTGGGGCAGGCGCACGCGGAGGTGGAGGCGCTGGGCGGCGTGCGGCCGGAGGACCCCCGCTTCGTGGACGCAATCCTTCGCACCTGCCAGTTGCTGGACGCGGAGGGCTTCACGCACCGGGCGCTCGCGGTGCTGGCGGACGCGGTGAGCAGCTCGGAGGCCGCGCGCGGAGCCCCGGCGCTGGTGACGGAGAAGGCGCGGCTGTTGCGGCGCATGGGCATGGAGGCGGAGGCGGAGGCCATGCTCATCCGCCGCGCGGGTGGGGTGTCCGCGCCCGCGGCGAACGGGTACCGGTTCCTCAAGGCCATCCCCATCTTCGGCGAGCTGTCCCTGGAGGACATGAAGGACCTCTACCGCCTGGCGCGCCAGGTCATCATCGCGCCCGGCGCGGTGCTGCTGGAGAAGGGCGCGCCCGGGGTGGGGCTCTTCGTGCTGATGGACGGCTCCGTGGATGTCTTCAGCGGCTCCGAAGAAGACGCCCGGCACCTCAACACGCTGGGGCCCGGGGCCTACCTGGGGGAGATCTCCCTGGTGCAGGACGGTCCCGTCTCCGCCCATGTCCGTGCCCGGACGTCCGTGCGCGCGCTGCGCATCAGCCGCACCGACTTCGAGCGCTACGTGGACACGCACGAGGCGGCGGCGCTGCGCATCTACCGCCTCTTCACCCAGAACCTGGCGGGCCGGGTGCGCGCGCTCAGCACCTGA